One window of Psychrobacillus sp. FSL H8-0483 genomic DNA carries:
- a CDS encoding phosphatidylserine decarboxylase encodes MREKLYQSMIELTNGKWSSSMIKAFSQSKMSKKFIPSYIKYFNIKTQEVIRHVDDFSTLHDFFIREVKEDSRPLDDSPSSVISPVDATIETFGDITSEGIFFVKGKAYTLHDMLGSQKIAKEYENGKYMILYLSPAEYHRIHAPVDGKVKRQFVLGKKSYPVNKWGLQYGKETISGNYRLLTELHMPNGKHCFHIKVGAMFVNSIELTNTSQEWKKGEEVGYFSFGSTVVMLFQENSIEFSSHVKPRNFVRMGEIVATML; translated from the coding sequence AAATGGGAAATGGTCGTCATCCATGATTAAAGCATTTTCACAGTCAAAAATGAGTAAAAAATTTATACCCTCTTATATTAAATATTTTAATATTAAAACTCAAGAAGTAATCCGTCATGTCGATGATTTTTCTACATTGCATGATTTTTTTATTCGGGAAGTGAAAGAGGACAGTAGACCATTAGATGATTCGCCATCTAGTGTTATAAGTCCCGTAGATGCAACGATTGAAACTTTCGGCGATATTACGTCCGAAGGGATTTTTTTCGTAAAAGGAAAAGCGTATACACTACATGATATGCTAGGATCACAAAAAATAGCTAAAGAATATGAAAATGGGAAATACATGATTCTCTATTTAAGTCCAGCTGAATATCACCGTATTCACGCACCAGTTGATGGCAAAGTGAAGCGTCAATTTGTCCTCGGAAAAAAATCCTATCCAGTCAATAAATGGGGACTTCAATATGGGAAAGAAACAATTAGTGGGAACTATCGTTTGCTAACAGAACTTCATATGCCAAATGGAAAACACTGTTTCCATATCAAAGTAGGGGCAATGTTTGTCAATTCTATCGAACTTACGAATACTTCGCAGGAGTGGAAAAAAGGTGAAGAAGTTGGCTATTTCTCGTTTGGTTCTACAGTAGTTATGCTGTTTCAGGAGAATAGTATCGAGTTTTCGAGTCATGTAAAACCTCGGAATTTTGTGCGAATGGGTGAGATCGTAGCAACTATGCTATAA